In the Quadrisphaera setariae genome, TGACACCCACGCCCACGGGACCGAGGGTGTGCACTTCTTCACCCGCGGCAAGGTCGTCACCTCCCGCTGGCTGGACCCGAGCCACGCGGGCCTGAACCTGGGCTTCCCCACCAACGCCTGACCGACCCACCGACCCCCGCCGGGGTGGCCGGACGCCCACGACCACGACGGTCGTGGGCGTTCGGCCACCCCGGCCCCCGACCTGAGGAGCACGAGAGCATGACCGAGGAGCTGACCGACCTGCGGGTCGCCGTCGTGGGCGTCGGGATGATGGGCGCCGACCACGTGCGGCGCCTGCAGACCCGCACCGCCGGCGCCCGCACCGTGGTGGTGGCCGACGCCTTCCCCGCCACGGCCGAGAAGGTCGCCGCCGCCTGGCCGGGCGTCCGAGTGGCCACCGACCCGCTGGCGGCGATCGCTGACGACGAGGTCGACGCCGTCGTCATCGCCACCCCGGGGAACACGCACGAGGAGCTGGTGAGCGCCTGCCTCGAGCGGGGCAAGCCGGTGCTCTGCGAGAAGCCCCTGACCACCGACGTCGAGAGCTCGCTGCGCCTCGTGGAGGCCGAGCGCGCGACGGGGCGCCGGCTCATCCAGGTCGGCTTCATGCGCCGCTTCGACCCGGAGTACGCGGCCCTGCGCAGCCTCGTGGAGTCCGATGACCTCGGACGTCCGCTGATGATGCACTGCGCCCACCGCAACGCCTCGGTACCGCCGTACTTCACCTCCGAGATGGTGGTCCTCGACAGCCTCGTCCACGAGGTCGACTGCACGCGCTTCCTGCTCGGTGAGGAGATCACCGCCATCACGGTGCTCCACCCCCGATCGCGCCGCGACGTCCCGGACGGCCTGTCCGACCCGACGTTCGCCCTGCTGGAGACCGAGAGCGGCGCCCTGGTCGACGTCGAGGTCAACGTGGCCACCGGCCTCGGGTACGAGGTGCGCACCGAGCTCGTCGCCGAGCGCGGCACCGCGATGATCGGCCTGGAGGGCGGCCCGGTCGTCGCCCGCGGGGGTGCCGGCAGCGCCTCGCGCGGCCGCTCCGTGCCGCCGTCGTTCAAGGAGCGGTTCAAGGCCGCGTACGACCTCGAGTTCCAGGCCTGGGCGGACGCCGCCCGCCGCGGCACGGCCACCGGCCCGACCGCGTGGGACGGCTACGCGGCCACGGCGGTCACGACCGCCGGCGTCGAGGCGCTGCGCTCTGGCCAGCGCACCGAGGTCAGGCTCGCGGCGCGGTCCTGACCGGGCCGCCCGGCCGGGCGTTCGACGGAGGGGGTGGGTGCGCTCGGTGCGCGCCCACCCCCTCCGTCGTCCTGCGGGGGCTCAGGCGCCGTCGCGGAAGGGGTCTCGTCCCCGCTCCACCTCGGCGGCCAGCTCGGCCACGGCGCGTGCGTCCGGCACGGCTCCTGCGGCCCTGACCGCCTCCTCCAGGGCCAGCGCGACCTCGGCGGCGGGTCGACCGGCCATCGCCCGGGCCACCCGTGAGAGCTCGGGCCTCGCCAGCTCGCTGGGCAGCGCTGCCCGGCGGCGGTCGTGCGGCCGCAGGAGGTTGATGAACGTGGTCAGGTCGGTCACGGGCGGTCTCCCCGGGTCGCTGTCCCGGGCTCCGCAGTGGACCGGTCCAAGAGCACCCTTGACGCTCCCCGGAGGCTGTGTCAAAGTCTCACTTGTGCGCATGTAAGGACATGAGCATGAAGTCCCCCAACGGTCTCCGGACCGGCTGCACCGCACCCAGCACCACGGCGACGTCGCCGAGGACAGGCCGACGGAGCCACCGCGATGCAGCTGCGCACCAGCGCCCGGAACGAACGACGACGCTCGCCCGCGCGGACACCGGTGCCCTGCGCAGCCGACGGAAGGACCCCCCATGAGGATCTCGAAGACCCTGCGCCTCGCCGCTCTCGGCGTCGTCGGCGCCATGGCGCTCGCCGCCTGCAGCAGCTCCGGCGGTGCTCAGGAGAACACCTCGAACGACGACGGCACCGCCGCGGCCCCCGCCGCGGGCGGGAAGTCCTACACGATCGCCATGGTCACCCACGAGCAGGCCGGCGACTCGTTCTGGGACAAGATCCGCGCCGGCGCCGAGGCCTCCGCGAAGGCCCACGGCATCGACCTGAAGTACTCGAACGACCCCGACGGCGCCAAGCAGGCGACGCTGATCCAGAACGCTGTCGACAGCAAGGTCGACGGCATCGCCACCACCATGGCCACCCCGGACAGCGTCGGCCCCGCCGCACAGGCCGCGATCGCCGCGGGCATCCCGGTGGTCGCCTTCAACTCCGGCATCAGCGACTACAGCAAGTACGGCGTCACCATGTACTTCGGCTCCGACGAGGACCTCGCGGGCCAGACCGTGGGCGAGAAGATCAAGGCCGAGGGGGGCACCAAGACCCTCTGCGTCATCCAGGCCCAGGGGTCCGTGGCCCTCGACGCCCGCTGCAACGGCGTCACCAAGACCGCCGGCAACACCGAGGTCCTCTACGTCAACGGCGAAGACCTCACGTCCGTGCAGTCGACGCTGCAGGCCAAGCTCCAGCAGGACACCGCCATCAGCGACATCGTGACCCTCGGTGCGCCGATCGCCATGACCGCGCTCCAGGCCAAGGCCGACGCGGGCAGCCAGGCGAAGATCATCACTTTCGACCTCAACGCCGACGCAGCCCAGGCCATCCAGGACGGCAAGATCGAGTTCTCGGTCGACCAGCAGCCCTACGTGCAGGGCTACATGGCGGTCACGGCCCTGTGGCTGAACCTCTCCAACGGCAACGACATCGGTGGCGGCAAGCCGGTGCTGACCGGCCCGTCGATCGTCGACTCCAGCAACATCGGCCCGATCGTCCAGTACGCCAAGAACAACACCCGCTGAGCGCGGACGGGGGGGACGGCGCCGCCGTCCCCCCCGTCCTGCTGCAGAGGCCGGGCAGCAGCCCCCTCGCGAGCACTTCCCTCCGCCGACGGAGGCGCGAAGACTCGCCCCACCCGTCCACGCCCCACCCGCGACCACGACCGACTTGGAGATGAACGGCCATGTCCACCACCGTGGCGACCAAGAACCCGTCACCGGCCCCGTCCGCGGCGCAGCGCCCCCGCCGGTCCCTCCTCGGCCAGGTCCTCGCCCGACCCGAGCTCGGCGCCGCGGCAGCGGCCATCGTCATCGCCCTCTTCTTCCTCGCCTCCGCGCCGGCGTTCCGCAGCCTCGCCGCGGTCTCGACCGTCCTGTACGCCAGCTCGACCATCGGCATCGTCGCCGTCGGGGTCGCGCTGCTCATGATCGGTGGCGAGTTCGACCTGTCGTCCGGCGTCGCCGTGACGACCTCCGCCCTGACGGCGGCCATCACCAGCTACCAGCTCTCGCTCAACGTCTGGGTGGGGGTGCTGGTCTCCCTCGTGGTCGCCCTCGCCATCGGCTTCGTCAACGGGTGGCTGGTGATGCGGACCGGCATCCCGAGCTTCCTCGTCACGCTGAGCACGTTCTTCGTGCTGCAGGGCGTCAACCTGGGTGTCACCAAGCTGCTCACCGGCACCGTGGCCACGGCCAACATCAGCGACATGGACGGCTTCGCGTCGGCCAGGGCGGTCTTCGCCGGCACCCTCTCGCTGGGCCCCCTCAACCTCAAGATCACCGTGCTCTGGTGGGCGGTCTTCACCGTCGTGGCCACCTGGGTGCTGCTCCGCACCCGCGTGGGGAACTGGATCTTCGCCGTCGGTGGCAACCAGGCGAGCGCCCGCGCCGTCGGCGTCCCCGTCCGCAAGGTGAAGATCGGCCTCTTCATGGGCGTGGCGTTCCTGGCCTGGTTCCTCGGCATGCACCTGCTCTTCGCCTTCAGCACCGTCCAGTCGGGCGTCGGCGTGGGCAACGAGTTCGTCTACATCATCGCCGCGGTGGTCGGCGGCGCCCTGCTCACCGGGGGCTACGGCTCGGCGGTGGGCTCGGCGATCGGCGCGATCATCTTCGGGATGACCACCCAGGGCATCGTCTACGCCGGCTGGGACCCGAACTGGTTCAAGACCTTCCTCGGCGTGATGCTCCTGCTCGCCGTGCTGGTCAACCTGTACATCAAGAACGTCGCAGCGCGGAGGGTCTGAGATGACTGACACGATCGCCGAGCACGCCGACAAGGACCTGACGGCCGGCGCCCCCCTCATCCAGATGAGCGGCGTGGGCAAGGTCTACGGGGCCATCCGCGCCCTCGAGGGGATCGACCTGCGCGTCAACGCCGGTGAGGTCACCTGCGTGCTGGGTGACAACGGCGCCGGCAAGTCGACCCTCATCAAGATCATGTCAGGGCTGCACTCGCACTCCGAGGGCACCTTCACCGTCGACGGCGAGGAGGTGACCTTCGGCTCGCCGCGCGAGTCGCTCGCCAAGGGCATCGCCACCGTCTACCAGGACCTCGCCGTGGTCGGCCTCATGGAGGTCTGGCGCAACTTCTTCCTCGGGTCCGAGATCCGCAAGGGGAACTACCCGCTGGCGCCGCTCGACATCAAGGCGATGAAGCGCATCGCCGACGAGGAGCTCCAGAAGATGGGGATCCACGTCAAGGACATCGACCAGCCGATCGGCACGCTCTCCGGCGGCCAGCGCCAGTGCGTGGCCATCGCCCGCGCCGTCTACTTCGGCGCCCGGGTGCTCATCCTCGACGAGCCCACCGCCGCCCTCGGCGTCAAGCAGTCGGGCGTGGTGCTGAAGTACACCGCCGCGGCCCGCGACGCCGGCCTGGGCGTCGTCTTCATCACCCACAACCCGCACCACGCCTACCTGGTGGGCAACCACTTCATCATCCTCAAGCTGGGTCGCCGCGTGCTCGACCGGAAGCGCTCGGAGGTCTCCCTCGAGGAGCTCACCGCCGAGATGGCCGGCGGACAGGAGCTCGCCGAGCTCGCCCACGAGCTCAAGCGCTGACCCGGCGCCACCCACCACGTCAACCCGACCACCGCTGACCAGATCCCGTCTGCGAGGAACCCCGACGATGAGCACCACGCCCGGCACCCCCGGACTCCGCATCGGCACCGCCCCCGACTCCTGGGGCGTGTGGTTCCCCGACGACCCGCGCCAGGTGCCGTGGGAGCGCTTCCTCGACGAGGTGGCCGCCGCCGGCTACCACCTCATCGAGCTGGGCCCCTACGGCTACCTGCCGACCGACCCGGAGCGCCTGCGCGACGAGCTCGGCAAGCGGGACCTCGAGCTGGTCGGCGGCACCGTCTTCACCGGCTTCCACAAGGAGGGCGACCAGTGGACGGCCGCGTGGGAGCAGGCGCTGCGCGTGGCGGAGCTGACCACCGCGCTGGGTGCGGAGCACCTCGTCGTCATCCCCGACCTGTGGCGCTCCGACGCCACGGCGGAGGCCCTCGAGGCGCGCACCCTCGACGACGACCAGTGGAAGCGGCTCGCGGCCGGGCACGACGAGCTCGGCAAGGCCCTGCTGGAGCAGTTCGGGCTGCACCAGCAGTTCCACTCGCACGCCGACAGCCACGTGGGCACCCACGCCGAGGTGGAGCGCTTCCTCGACGAGACCGACCCGCGGTACACCAACCTCTGCCTCGACACCGGCCACTTCGCCTACTACCTGGGCGACACGATGAAGATCATCCGTGACCGGCCCGACCGCATCGGGTACCTGCACCTCAAGCAGGTCGACCCGGCGCTGCGCGCCGCGGCGCTGAAGAACGACACCCCCTTCGCCATCGCGGTGCAGCAGGGCGTCATGTGCGAGCCGACCGACGGGGGAGCGGGCGACCCCCCGCTGCCGCCCGTGGTCGACCTCGTCTCCGAGCTGGTGGGGCCCGACGTCTTCGCCGTCGTCGAGCAGGACATGTACCCCGTCAGGTCCCTGGACGACCCGCTGCCCGTCGCCACCCGGACCCTGCAGCACCTGCTCGCCGGCAGCCCCGCTGCACGGACCCGCTGACCGGACCGCTGAGGAGGCCCGCCGTGAAGACCGCCCTCGACCCCACGCCGTTCCACCACAGCCACTCGCTGCTGGAGTTCCCGCGCCTGGCCGCCGAGCTGGGATTCGAGCACCTGCAGCTCACGCCCCACCGCGACTTCATCCCGTTCTTCCGCCACCCCCGTGCCGACGACGCGCTCGTCAAGCGGTTCAAGTCCGAGTGCGACGCCGCCGGCGTGGGCATCGCCTCGGTGCTGCCGGTGCTGCGCTGGTCCGGACCGGACGAGGTGGACCGCGAGGCCGCGGTCCGCGCGTGGAAGCGCGTCATCCAGATCACGGTCGACCTGGGCGTGCAGGTCATCGGCACCGAGTTCTCCGGCCGTCCCGAGGCCGCCGAGCGCTCCGACGCGTCCTTCTACCGGTCCATGGAGGAGCTGCTGCCGATCATCGAGCGCGAGGGCGTCCGGGTGCTGATCGACCCGCACCCGGACGACTTCGTCGAGGACGGCCTGGAGGCCCTGCGCGTCATCCGCGGCCTGAACAGCCCCAACGTCGGCTTCGTCTACGTGGCCAGCCACACCTTCCACTACGGGCACCCGACCGACGCGGTCATGGAGGCGGCGGGTGACCTGCTGCAGCTCGTCCACGTCTCCGACACCTTCGACCACACCCGCTCCCACGGGCTGCGGTACATCTCCAACCCGCCCGGCAACGCCGCGCGCGTGCACAGCCACCTCAGGGTGGGGGACGGCGACGTCGACTTCGACGCCTTCTTCGACGGCCTCGTGCGCCTCGGCTTCGACCAGCGCGACGACACCGTCATGTGCTCCAGCGTCTTCGCCGAGGACGAGGACGCCGAGGCGGTCTCGCGCTACCAGCTCGCCGCGATGCGCGACGGGATCGCCGCCGCTCGCGCGAGGGCCGGAGCCGCCTGACTCCGCTGCCGCCACCGCGACGACGACGTCAGCCCCGCCCGGGCGCTCCCGGGCGGGGCTGACGCGTTCACGTGCCCGGGTCGTGGTGGGCGGCCTGGTGCTCGCCGAGCCGCTCGGCGAACGCCACCCAGTCGCCGTCGACGGCGGTGTCCAGCAGGCGCTGGTGCTCGAGCAGCACGGTGTCCGGGTCGTCCAGGAGCCGCGGGGCGCTGCGGGCGATGGACAGCTGCTGCAGGTCCTGCAGCCGGTCGTAGGTGGCCAGCATCAGCCCGTTGCCGGCGAGGGCGACGAACGCCCGGTGGAAGCCCATGGCGTGCGAGGTGAACCCCCCGACGTCGCCGCTGCGGAGCGCCGCCCGCTGCGCGTCCAGGCCCTCCGCCTGCTGGGACGCCAGCCGGACGCGCGCGCCGGGGGCGGCCTGGCGCACGCCGGCCACCTCGAGGGCGTGGCGCACCTGGGCGGCCTCCCGCACCTCGTCGGCGGTGAGCTCCCGCACCAGCGCTCCGCGCTGGGGGTAGATGGTCACCCAGCCCTCCTCCTGGAGGCGGGCGAGGGCGGCGCGCACGGGGGTGCGGCTCATCTGCAGGGACGCAGCGAGGTCGTTCTCGCTGAGCATCGAGCCCGGGGCCAGGGCGCCGCTGAGGACGGCCTCACGCAGCTGCGCGTGGGCGCGCTGCGCCGCGGTCCCCGCAGGGCCCGCTGCCACCTCCTGCACGCCCACCGACCTCCTCCGCCCTGCGCACGCCCGTCGTCGCGGCAAGTCTCCCCGACCGCGGTGGGCGGGGACGCAAGGTGCTCCCGACGGCATCCGACCGGCGGCTCCCGAGATGTACTGCCGGCAACTAGTATCCCAGTTGTGTCCCAGCACCCCGTGTCGCCGGTCTCGTCGCGTGCGACGTCGCGCCGCACCTCGGTCGAGCGCCGCGCCGACGTCGACCGCGAGCAGCTCCAGCGCCGCACGGTGCGCTCGTTGGCCCTGGCCCAGGTGGTCGGCGCGATCGGCGTGGCCGTCACCCCGTCGGTGGGGGTGCTGCTCGCCGAGCAGGTCACCTCCAGCGAGGTCTGGGCGGGCGTGGCCCGGACCGGCAGCACCCTGGGCGCAGCGCTGGCCGGCTTGCCTCTGGCTGCACTGGCGGTGCGGTGCGGTGCGGCAGGCGCCACGCCCTGGGCCTGGGGTGGGCCGTCGCCGCGCTCGGTGCCGCCCTGCTCGTCGTGGCGGCCCAGTGGCAGAGCGTGCTCGCCCTGGTCGTCGGGCTGGTCCTGACCGGCGCTGGCAGCGCCTCCCAGCTGCAGGCCCGCTTCGCGGCCACC is a window encoding:
- a CDS encoding GntR family transcriptional regulator; its protein translation is MGVQEVAAGPAGTAAQRAHAQLREAVLSGALAPGSMLSENDLAASLQMSRTPVRAALARLQEEGWVTIYPQRGALVRELTADEVREAAQVRHALEVAGVRQAAPGARVRLASQQAEGLDAQRAALRSGDVGGFTSHAMGFHRAFVALAGNGLMLATYDRLQDLQQLSIARSAPRLLDDPDTVLLEHQRLLDTAVDGDWVAFAERLGEHQAAHHDPGT
- a CDS encoding ATP-binding cassette domain-containing protein, giving the protein MTDTIAEHADKDLTAGAPLIQMSGVGKVYGAIRALEGIDLRVNAGEVTCVLGDNGAGKSTLIKIMSGLHSHSEGTFTVDGEEVTFGSPRESLAKGIATVYQDLAVVGLMEVWRNFFLGSEIRKGNYPLAPLDIKAMKRIADEELQKMGIHVKDIDQPIGTLSGGQRQCVAIARAVYFGARVLILDEPTAALGVKQSGVVLKYTAAARDAGLGVVFITHNPHHAYLVGNHFIILKLGRRVLDRKRSEVSLEELTAEMAGGQELAELAHELKR
- a CDS encoding substrate-binding domain-containing protein encodes the protein MRISKTLRLAALGVVGAMALAACSSSGGAQENTSNDDGTAAAPAAGGKSYTIAMVTHEQAGDSFWDKIRAGAEASAKAHGIDLKYSNDPDGAKQATLIQNAVDSKVDGIATTMATPDSVGPAAQAAIAAGIPVVAFNSGISDYSKYGVTMYFGSDEDLAGQTVGEKIKAEGGTKTLCVIQAQGSVALDARCNGVTKTAGNTEVLYVNGEDLTSVQSTLQAKLQQDTAISDIVTLGAPIAMTALQAKADAGSQAKIITFDLNADAAQAIQDGKIEFSVDQQPYVQGYMAVTALWLNLSNGNDIGGGKPVLTGPSIVDSSNIGPIVQYAKNNTR
- a CDS encoding sugar phosphate isomerase/epimerase family protein, producing MKTALDPTPFHHSHSLLEFPRLAAELGFEHLQLTPHRDFIPFFRHPRADDALVKRFKSECDAAGVGIASVLPVLRWSGPDEVDREAAVRAWKRVIQITVDLGVQVIGTEFSGRPEAAERSDASFYRSMEELLPIIEREGVRVLIDPHPDDFVEDGLEALRVIRGLNSPNVGFVYVASHTFHYGHPTDAVMEAAGDLLQLVHVSDTFDHTRSHGLRYISNPPGNAARVHSHLRVGDGDVDFDAFFDGLVRLGFDQRDDTVMCSSVFAEDEDAEAVSRYQLAAMRDGIAAARARAGAA
- a CDS encoding sugar phosphate isomerase/epimerase family protein, translating into MTRSRLRGTPTMSTTPGTPGLRIGTAPDSWGVWFPDDPRQVPWERFLDEVAAAGYHLIELGPYGYLPTDPERLRDELGKRDLELVGGTVFTGFHKEGDQWTAAWEQALRVAELTTALGAEHLVVIPDLWRSDATAEALEARTLDDDQWKRLAAGHDELGKALLEQFGLHQQFHSHADSHVGTHAEVERFLDETDPRYTNLCLDTGHFAYYLGDTMKIIRDRPDRIGYLHLKQVDPALRAAALKNDTPFAIAVQQGVMCEPTDGGAGDPPLPPVVDLVSELVGPDVFAVVEQDMYPVRSLDDPLPVATRTLQHLLAGSPAARTR
- a CDS encoding ABC transporter permease gives rise to the protein MSTTVATKNPSPAPSAAQRPRRSLLGQVLARPELGAAAAAIVIALFFLASAPAFRSLAAVSTVLYASSTIGIVAVGVALLMIGGEFDLSSGVAVTTSALTAAITSYQLSLNVWVGVLVSLVVALAIGFVNGWLVMRTGIPSFLVTLSTFFVLQGVNLGVTKLLTGTVATANISDMDGFASARAVFAGTLSLGPLNLKITVLWWAVFTVVATWVLLRTRVGNWIFAVGGNQASARAVGVPVRKVKIGLFMGVAFLAWFLGMHLLFAFSTVQSGVGVGNEFVYIIAAVVGGALLTGGYGSAVGSAIGAIIFGMTTQGIVYAGWDPNWFKTFLGVMLLLAVLVNLYIKNVAARRV
- a CDS encoding Gfo/Idh/MocA family protein; the protein is MTDLRVAVVGVGMMGADHVRRLQTRTAGARTVVVADAFPATAEKVAAAWPGVRVATDPLAAIADDEVDAVVIATPGNTHEELVSACLERGKPVLCEKPLTTDVESSLRLVEAERATGRRLIQVGFMRRFDPEYAALRSLVESDDLGRPLMMHCAHRNASVPPYFTSEMVVLDSLVHEVDCTRFLLGEEITAITVLHPRSRRDVPDGLSDPTFALLETESGALVDVEVNVATGLGYEVRTELVAERGTAMIGLEGGPVVARGGAGSASRGRSVPPSFKERFKAAYDLEFQAWADAARRGTATGPTAWDGYAATAVTTAGVEALRSGQRTEVRLAARS